A single Hippopotamus amphibius kiboko isolate mHipAmp2 chromosome 5, mHipAmp2.hap2, whole genome shotgun sequence DNA region contains:
- the LRP12 gene encoding low-density lipoprotein receptor-related protein 12 isoform X2 has protein sequence MARRWSTKESPRWRSALVLLFLAGVYACGETPEQMRAPSGIITSPGWPSEYPAKINCSWFIRANPGEIITISFQDFDIQGSRRCSLDWLTIETYKNSESYRACGSTIPPPYISSQDHVWIRFHSDDSISRKGFRLAYFSGKSEEPNCACDQFRCGNGKCIPAAWKCNNMDECGDSSDEDICAKEANPPTSASFQPCAYNQFQCLSRFTKVYTCLPESLKCDGNIDCLDLGDEIDCDVPTCGQWLKYFYGTFNSPNYPDFYPPGSNCTWLIDTGDHRKVILRFTDFKLDGTGYGDYVRIYDGLEENPHKLLRVLTAFDSHAPLTVVSSSGQIRVHFCADKVNAARGFNATYQVDGFCLPWEIPCGGNWGCYTEQQRCDGYWHCPNGRDEINCTMCQKEEFPCSRNGVCYPRSDRCNYQNHCPNGSDEKNCFFCQPGNFHCKNNRCVFESWVCDSQDDCGDGSDEENCPVIVPTRVITAAVIGSLICGLLLVIALGCTCKLYSLRMFERRSFETQLSRVEAELLRREAPPSYGQLIAQGLIPPVEDFPVCSPNQASVLENLRLAVRSQLGFTSIRLPMSGRSSNIWNRIFNFARSRHSGSLALVSSDGDEVVPSQSTSREPERNHTHRSLFSVESDDTDTENERRDTAGASGGVAAPLPQKVPPTTAVEATVGASGSSSTQSTRGGHTETGRDVTSAEPPSVSPARHQLTNALSRMTQGLRWVRFTLGRSSSVSQNQSPLRQLDNGVSGREEDDDVEMLIPVSEGASDFDVNDCSRPLLDLASDQGQGFRQPYSATNPGVRPSNRDGPCERCGIVHTAQIPDSCLEATLKNETSDDEALLLC, from the exons TTTTCAGGATTTTGATATTCAAGGGTCCAGAAGATGCAGTTTGGACTGGCTGACGATAGAAACATACAAGAATAGTGAGAGCTACAGAGCCTGTGGTTCCACAATCCCACCACCGTATATTTCTTCACAAGACCACGTCTGGATCAGGTTCCATTCCGATGACAGCATCTCTAGGAAGGGTTTCAGACTGGCGTACTTTTCAG GGAAATCTGAGGAACCAAACTGTGCTTGTGACCAGTTTCGTTGTGGTAATGGAAAGTGTATACCAGCAGCCTGGAAATGCAATAACATGGACGAATGTGGAGATAGTTCTGATGAAGACATCTGTGCCAAAGAAGCGAATCCTCCAACATCTGCCTCTTTCCAACCCTGTGCTTACAACCAGTTCCAATGTCTGTCTCGGTTTACCAAAGTTTACACTTGCCTCCCCGAATCTTTAAAATGTGATGGGAACATTGACTGCCTTGACCTCGGAGATGAGATAGACTGTGATGTGCCAACCTGTGGGCagtggttaaaatatttttatggtacTTTTAATTCTCCCAATTATCCAGACTTTTATCCTCCTGGAAGTAATTGCACCTGGCTAATAGACACTGGTGATCATCGTAAAGTCATCTTACGCTTCACTGACTTTAAACTTGATGGTACTGGTTATGGTGATTATGTCAGAATATACGATGGATTAGAGGAGAATCCACACAAGCTTTTGCGTGTGTTAACTGCTTTTGATTCTCATGCGCCTCTCACTGTCGTGTCTTCTTCTGGACAGATAAGGGTACATTTCTGTGCCGATAAAGTCAACGCTGCCAGGGGCTTTAATGCTACTTACCAAGTGGACGGCTTCTGTTTGCCGTGGGAGATACCCTGCGGAGGGAACTGGGGGTGTTACACTGAGCAGCAGCGTTGTGATGGATATTGGCATTGCCCAAACGGAAGGGATGAAATCAACTGTACCATGTGCCAGAAGGAAGAGTTCCCGTGCTCCCGGAATGGTGTCTGCTACCCTCGTTCCGATCGCTGCAACTACCAGAATCATTGCCCAAATGGCTCTGATGAAAAGAACTGCTTTTTTTGCCAGCCAGgaaattttcattgtaaaaacAATCGTTGTGTGTTTGAAAGCTGGGTGTGTGACTCCCAGGACGACTGCGGCGATGGCAGCGATGAGGAGAATTGCCCGGTGATCGTGCCTACCCGGGTCATAACTGCAGCCGTCATAGGGAGCCTTATCTGTGGCCTGTTACTGGTCATTGCCTTGGGATGCACCTGTAAGCTTTATTCGCTGAGAATGTTTGAACGAAG ATCATTTGAAACGCAGTTGTCCAGAGTGGAAGCAGAATTGTTAAGAAGAGAAGCTCCTCCCTCATATGGACAATTGATTGCTCAGGGTTTAATTCCACCAGTTGAAGATTTTCCTGTTTGTTCACCTAATCAG gctTCTGTTTTGGAAAACCTGAGGCTAGCTGTACGGTCTCAGCTTGGATTTACTTCAATCAGACTTCCTATGTCAGGCAGATCGAGCAACATCTGGAAtcgtatttttaattttgcaagatCACGCCATTCAGGATCATTAGCTCTGGTCTCATCAGACGGAGATGAGGTTGTCCCTAGTCAGAGTACCAGCAGAGAACCTGAAAGAAATCATACTCACAGAAGTTTGTTTTCCGTGGAGTCTGacgacacagacacagaaaatgagAGAAGAGATACAGCAGGAGCATCCGGTGGGGTTGCAGCTCCTTTGCCCCAAAAAGTCCCTCCCACAACAGCTGTAGAAGCAACAGTGGGAGCAAGTGGAAGTTCCTCCACTCAGAGTACCCGAGGTGGCCACACAGAGACCGGACGGGATGTGACAAGTGCGGAACCCCCAAGTGTGAGTCCAGCACGTCACCAGCTCACAAATGCGCTCAGTCGTATGACTCAGGGGCTACGTTGGGTACGTTTTACATTAGGGCGATCAAGCTCCGTAAGTCAGAACCAGAGCCCTTTGAGACAGCTTGATAATGGGGTGAGTGGAAGAGAAGAAGATGATGATGTCGAAATGTTAATTCCAGTTTCTGAAGGAGCTTCAGACTTTGATGTGAATGACTGCTCCAGACCTCTTCTTGATCTTGCCTCCGATCAAGGGCAAGGGTTCAGACAACCATATAGTGCAACAAACCCTGGAGTCAGGCCAAGTAATCGCGACGGCCCCTGTGAGCGCTGTGGTATTGTCCACACTGCCCAGATACCGGACTCTTGCTTAGAAGCAACGCTGAAAAATGAAACGAGTGATGATGAAGCTTTGTTACTTTGTTAG